Genomic window (Achromobacter sp. B7):
ATGCGCGCATCGTCTTGACCAGTTCGTAGGGCGCTTCCAGGTTGTCGACGCGGTTGGCCTGCAACGTGACGACACCGTCGGCCCCGCGTTCGGCCTGCACGCCCATGCGCGCCAGCAGGCGCAGCATCGTGGCGGTGTCGTTCAGGTGCGGCACGTTGGTCAGCGTCAGCGCGTCGGCCGTCAGCAGGCCGGCGCACAGGATCGGCAGCGCGGAATTCTTGGCGCCGGATATCGAGACTTCGCCGTGTAGCGGCGAGCCGCCGGTAATGCGCAATTTATCCATTACTTGCCTGCTTGCTGGTATTCGTCAGGTGTCAGCGTGCGCATCGACAGTGCGTGGATCTCGGCCTTCATGCGGTCGCCCAGCGCGGCATAAACCATTTGGTGGCGCTGGATCAGGCGTTTGCCTTCAAAGGCGGCGCTGACGATGACGGCGTCGAAATGCGAGCCGTCGCCTTGCACGTCAAGATGTTCACAGGACAGGCCGTCCGCGATGTATTGGCGGACTTGCGCGGGAGTGGGAAGCATGGACGTCAGTTCCTGAGTTTGTAGCCGCTGGCCAGAAGCCGCAGCGCGTAAAGCGAGAGCGCCAGGAATACCCCCGTCACCACCGCCAGGCTGCGCCAGGGCGAGACGTCCGACACCGAGAAGAATCCGTAGCGGAAGCCGTCGATGGCGTAGAAGATGGGGTTCCAGTGGGACACGGCCTGCCAGAAGGGCGGCAAGGTGTGGATCGAATAGAACACGCCGGACAGGAACGTCGCGGGCATGATCAGAAAGTTCTGGAAGGCCGCCAGCTGGTCGAATTTTTCAGACCACAGGCCCGCGACCACGCCCAGCACGGCCATGATGCCGCAGGACAGCACCGCGAAGACCAGCAGCCACAGCGGGTTGGCCGGCACCAGCGACACAAAGCACAGCGCGACGAACCACACGCATACGCCCACGCTCAGGCCGCGCACCACGGCCGCCAGCACGAACGCGCCAAAGATGTCACGGTGCGACAGCGGCGGCAGCAGCATGAACACCAGGTTGCCCGTGATGCGGCTTTGGATCAGCGACGAGGACGGGTTGGCGAACGCGTTCTGCAGCATGCTCATCATCATCAGGCCGGGGATCAGGAACGCGGTGTACGGCACGGTGCCATACACCATCAGGCGCCCTTCCAGCACGTGCGCGAAGACCAGCAGGTACAGCAGCGCCGTGATGACGGGCGCGGCAATGGTCTGGAAACCCACCTTCCAGAAGCGCAGCAATTCCTTGCGCAGCAGGGTCGGAAAGCCGGAGCCCGCGTCCAGGCGGGGCTGCACCAGCGGTTGGCCGGCGGTCGCGTTGGGCTGCGTCATGACGAGATCTCTTCGGGTTGCAGGGCGGGCGCGGCGGGTTCATCGCCCTGGTGCATGATGCGCACGAACGCGTCTTCCAGGTCGACGCCGCCCACGCGCGCCATCAGCGCTTGCGTCGTGTCCAGCGCCACGATGCGGCCGCGCTTGAGCATGGCGATGCGGCCGCACAGGGCTTCCGCTTCTTCCAGGTAATGCGTGGTCAGCATGATGGTGTGGCCGGCCTTGTTCAGGCGCGAGATGAATTCCCACAGCGTGCGGCGCAGGTCGACATCAACGCCGGCGGTGGGCTCGTCCAGCACGATGACGGGCGGCCTGTGCACCAGCGCCTGCGCCACCAGCACGCGGCGCTTCATGCCGCCCGACAGCGCGCGCATGTTGTTGTCGGCCTTGTCGGACAGGCCCAGGTTGAACAGGATTTCGTCGATCCAGTCGTCGTTGTTGCGCAGGCCGAAGTAGCCGGACTGAATGCGCAATGTTTCACGCACTGTGAAGAAGGGGTCGTAGACCAGCTCTTGCGGCACCACGCCCAGCGACCGCCGCGCCGATTTGTAGTCGGCAACGACGTCGTATCCACAGACGCTGGCGCGCCCCGACGTGGCATGCGCCAGGCCGGCAAGAATGGAAATCAACGAGGTCTTGCCAGCGCCGTTCGGCCCGAGCAGGCCGAAGAACTCGCCATGCTCGATATTCAGGCTGACATTGTCCAGCGCTTGAAAGCCGGGGGCGGGCTTGCGCCCAAGCAGCTTCTGCCAGCCGCGCACACGCGGCGAGTAGATCTTGGAGACGTTTTCTAGACTGACGGCTGACATAACGGCGGGGGGTGCCCGAAAAGAGCGAATTGATCATTATATAAGCGCGCCGTGACGGCAAGCGCCTATGGCCCCGGAGGGCCTGGGGGGATGGTGGTCTTATCCGTCCCCGAAATAATCGGCCCGGCGGGCCACAAGGGCGCGCCGGGCCGAAGACAGCCGGAACCCGAAATTACTGGTTGCGCTGGTTCAAGGCCTGGATCAGGCCGTCGATGCCGTTCTGGTTGATCTGCTGCGCAAACTGGTTGCGGTAGTTTTCGATCAGCCAGATGCCTTCGACGTTCATGTCGTAGATCTTCCAGCCTTGCGGCGTCTTTTCCAGACGGTAGTCCACGCCGGTAGGCTGGCCGTTGGACTGGCTGATCAGCGTGCGCACGACCACGTCGTCGGCCTTGGGGTCGCCACGGAACGGCAGCGCCTTGACCGACGTGCTGGGCGTGACGCGGGTCAGCGCGCCGCTGTAGGTGCGCACCAGCGTGCCACGGAAGGCCTCGGCCAGCGCTTTCTTTTGCTGGTCGGTTGCCTGGCGCCAGAAGCGGCCGGCGGCCAGACGCGTGGTCTTCTGGAAGTTCACGTAGGGCAGGATGTGCTGGTTGACCACTTCGTTGATCCGGGTCGTGTTGCCGGCCTTGACCGCGCCGTCAGCCTTCAGGACATCCAGCGCTTCGTTGGCGGTGGCCAGGACGAACTGGTCCGGCGCGCCGTTGGGATCAGGCTTGGCCTGCGCAGCGCCGGCCACGGCAAGGCCCAGAAGGCCCGCGAAGGCCAACCGTTGCATCAGGGAAAGAAAAGCAAATCGCATCAAAACTCCTTACGGTACCGATGAACGCAAGCCTAAAGCTTACTTGGTGGCGGGCACGGGTGCCGGGGCAGCCTTGCCGGCGGCAGGGGCATCGCCCTCGTCGTCTTCGTAGTTGGGCAGCGAACCTTCGTCGTCAACGCGGTGGCCCATCACCATGGCGTTGCGGCGTTGCAGGTAGGCGTCGCGGATGAAGCTGTACGGGTCCAGGGCCACGCGGTCGATCGTGTCGGTGGCGTTCAAGAGGCTGGCGCGCGTGTCAACCAGGCGCAGGCCCCACAGGGAATTGCGCAGGCGCACGTTGTCGATGGAATCGATGCCCATGTAGCCGTAGGTGGTACCGGCAAAGTCGCCGGCCAGGCCCACGCCGTCACGCACGGTCGACGAACCGAAGATCGGCAGCACCAGGTACGGGCCCTGGCCAAAGCCCCACACGCCCAGCGTCGTGCCGAAGTCGTTCGGGATCTTGCGTGCGCCGTTGGCCGAGGCAACGTCAAAGCAGCCGCCCACGCCCATCGTGGTGTTGAACAGGAAGCGGCCCAGCGTGTTCACGAAGTCGTGGCCACGGCCTTGCAGGAAGCTGTTCGTGCCGGACCACAGGTCCGTCATGTTGCTGAAGATGTTGTGCACGCAGCTGCGCACGGGCTGCGGCGTGACATAGGTATACGCCTGGGCGACCGGCTTGAATACCGCGCGGTCCACCGTGTCATTGAACTTGTACACGCCCCGGTTGAAGCCTTCCCACGGATCGCGCGGGTCCGGGTTCTGCGGCGCGGCGCAGCCGGCCATCAGGACACCCGCCGCCGCGATGGTGGCAATTCGGGAAAATGCGTTCTTGTTCATGATCAGGAGACCCTATCAACGATTCTTATGTTATTGCGATGTCGAGGCGCGACGCCGTTACAGCGTCTTTCGCATCGTCTTTAATTTGGCGCTTTCGCGGCGGGCTCGGACGACGAAGCGCCCTGCTTTTCAGCGGAGCCGTACAGGAACTGGCTGATCAGCTGCTCCAGCACAACCGCGCTCTGTGTATAGCGGATTTTTCCGCCGTCGGTAAAGTTCTCTTCTTCGCTGCCGGCCGTCAGACCCAGGTACTGCTCGCCCAGCAAGCCGGACGTCAGGATCGAGGCCGAGGAATCCTTCGGGAATTGGTATTCCTTTTCCAGATTCACCGACACGACCGCCTGGAAAGTCTTGTCGTCGAAGGTGATGCTGGACACGCGGCCCACCACAACGCCGGCGCTTTTGACGGCCGCGCGCGGTTTCAGGCCGCCTACGTTATCGAAATTGGCCGAAAGCGTATAGGTGGGGGCGAAGGAAAAGGTGCTTAGGTTGCCGGCTCGCAACGCCAGGAACGCCAGAGCGACCGCGCCCAGCAGTACAAACAGGCCTACCCAGAAGTCGGTTTTTTCGCGTGACATGATCAATCCGTTTCAATTTCCAAACATCAAGGCGGTGAGCAGGAAGTCCAGCCCAAGTACCGCCAGGGAACCCACGACCACCGTGCGCGTGGTGGCCCGCGCCACGCCTTCCGGCGTGGGCTTGGCCTGCCAGCCTTCGTAAAGCGCGACCAGCGTGACCGTGATGCCGAACACCACGCTCTTGACGACACCGTTGGCCACGTCGTTCCAGACGTCGACACCGTTTTGCATCTGCGACCAGAAGGCGCCCGCATCCACGCCGATCATTACGACGCCGACGACCCAGCCGCCCAAGATGCCCACCATGGAGAACACGGCGGCCAGGATGGGCATGGCGATGATGCCGCCCCACAGGCGCGGCACCAGCACGCGGCGAATGGGGTCCACGGCCATGACTTCCATGGCCGAGAGCTGTTCGCCCGCTTTCATCAGGCCAATCTCGGCCGTCAGCGATGTGCCCGCCCGGCCCGCGAACAGCAGCGCGGTGACGACCGGGCCCAATTCGCGCACCAGCGATAGCGCCACCAGCAGGCCAAGGGCCTCTTCCGAGCCGTAGCGGTTCAGCGTGTAATAGCCTTGCAGGCCCAGCACAAAGCCCACGAACATGCCGGATACGGCGATGATCAGCAGCGAATAGTTGCCGATGAAGTGCACTTGCTGGGACACCAGGCGCGGCCGCGAAAACACAATGCCGCTGCGCGCCAGCATGCCGCCGAAAAAGCGGGTGAAAAAGCCGATGCCGGAAATCTGTTTGCGCACCCAGCCCCCCAGCGCGCCAACCATGTTGTTGGAACCGCTCATGCTTTGCGCCCTTTCTGTGCGGACAGCCACTTCTGGAAAGCCGGCGTGTCGGGATACTGGAACGCGACCGGGCCGTCGGGTTCGCCTTTCAGGAATTGCTGCACGTAAGGGTCTTGCGACGCCGACAACGATTCCGGCGTGCCGGCAGCGGCCAGCTTGCCCTGGCCCACCAGATACACCTGGTCGGCGATGGAAAAGGATTCCTGGACGTCGTGCGTGATCAACACCGAGGCGCAGCCGAGCCGGTCGGCCAGATGGCGGATCAGGCGGGCGGTGATGCCCAGCGAGATCGGGTCCAGGCCCGCGAAGGGCTCGTCGTACAGGATCAGTTCGGGCTCCAGCACGACGGCACGGGCCAACGCCACACGGCGGGCCATGCCGCCGGAAATTTCAGCTACCTTCAGATGCGCGGCAGCGCGCAGGCCCACGGCGTCCAGCTTGTCCAGCACCCGGTCGGTGACTTCGGCTTCGGACAGCCGGGTGTGTTCGCGCAGCGGAAACGCCACGTTTTCGAACACGTTCAAATCGGTGAACAACGCGCCTTGCTGGAACAGCACGCCCATGCGCTTGCGCAGGGACTGCAACTGCGCCGGGGTGACCTGGCCCAGGTCCTGGCCAAACGCCTCGACCTGCCCTTGCTGGGCCAGCAACTGGCCGGTGGCCGCGCGCAATAGCGTGGTCTTGCCCGAGCCCGAGCCGCCCATGATGGCGACCACTTCGCCTGCGCGCACTTCCATGGAGATATCGCGCAGGACGGTGAAATCACCGTAGCCAAGCGCTACACCGTCCAGGCGCAGGGCGAATTCCGGGGTGCTGCTTGATTGAGCGGGCATGGGCAACGAAAGAGTGTTTCGGTGGCGGAGCTGGCCCTGCTGGCTTGTCGGCGCGCGGGGCGGATAGCCGGGCTGCGCGGGCAAGACAGGCTACGGCAGGAAGCGCCCGGTTACTCAGGTGCCGGGGCAAAACAGGCGATGGGCCCCAGCGGCGAGGCGCCATTGTAGCTCGACGCTTTGCAATGACAACGCAAGGGCCCGCCCGTGGAACAGTGTTTTCGGTGGCAGGGACAATCCGGTCGTGTTTGAGGCGAGCGGGCGGCGCTTTTGGGCTGGGCCGGCCCGCACCATCCGCATAAGTCGGGCCAAGTCAGTCGCGATCTCGGACGGCAGCCAGTTCGCGCGCTAGCCGGCCCACCAGATCGGCCGTGCTTTCGCGCCGGGCCAGCGGCGCGGCCTGTCCTGCCCACAGCGACAGCACTTCCGTATTGCCGGCCTTGCCGCCTTCAGTGCGCATGAGGCGCGTCAAGGCGTTTTGCAGGGGGTACGGCAGGATGTCGGCGGCAATGGCGTCGGCGTCCCGCATGAACGCGTTGGCAATGCCGCGAGCCGGGCGGCCGGAAAACGCCCGCGTCACCCGCGATTGCTCCGAACGCGATCCGGGCAGAACGGCCTTGTAGGCTTCGCTGATGCCCGATTCGTCTGTCGTCAGGAAGGCCGTCCCCATTTGTGCCGCGTCGGCGCCCAGGGCCAGCGCAGCCGCGATGCCACGCCCGTCCATGATGCCGCCGGAAGCAATCACCGGGATGGATACCGCATCCGCAATCTGCGGCACCAGCGCCATCGTGCCGATCAGCGACTGCTCGAAATCGTCCAGGAACGTGCCGCGATGACCGCCCGCCTCGGCCCCCTGGGCCACCACCGCGTCCACGCCGTCCTGCTCCAGCGCCACCGCTTCACGCACCGTGGTCGCCGTGCCGACCGTCAGGATGCCCAGCTCGCGGCAGCGCGCCAGGACATCGCCGGCGATGCGGCCGAATGTGAAGCTGAACACGGCCGGGCGCAGCCGCAGGATGGCGTCGATCTGCTCGGGTAGCGGGTCCGCCTGGGCGCCCGGCGCGGCCGGGGCCGGCAGGCCCAGCTTGGCGTGGTAACGGGCCATCAACGCCAGCATGCGGCCGGCGTCACCCTGCATGGGCTGCGCCGGCACGCTGGCGAACAGGTTGATGGCGAACGGGCGGTCCGTGCGGGCGCGAATGCCCTGCACGGCGGTCTCGATCTGCGCGGGCGTCATGTAGGCCGCCCCAAGCGACCCCAGAACGCCCGCCTTGGACGCTTCGGACACCAGTTCCACCGTCGTCGCCCCGCCCGCCATGGGCGCCTGGATGACGGGGTGGTCCTGCTTCAGCAGGTCTAGCAATCGGGCGGCCATGGAGTGACTCCTTCAGGTTATTGAAGCTGGATGTTTCCAGCCTTGATGACGTGGGCCCACTTGTCGGTTTCGCTTTTGATGAAAGCCGCGAATTCCTCGGGCGTGCCGCCGCCGGCCTGGCTGCCGGTGTCGGCAATGGCCTTTTGCACATCCGGTTCTTTCAGGATGCGGTTGAACTCGGCGTTCAGCTTGGCAATGATCGGGGCGGGCGTGCCGGCCGGGGCCACGATGCCTTGCCAGTTGTAGGACTCGAAGCCGGTGAGGCCGGACTCGGCCATCGTCGGCACGTCGGGCAGCACGGCCAGGCGCTTGGCGGACGTGACGGCGATGGGGTGGATCTTGGCGCCCTGAATGGCCGGCAACGCGGAATAGCCCATTTCAAACATCATCGAAATGTGGCCGCCCATCAAATCGGTGGCGGCCAGGCTGCCGCCCTTGTACGGTACGTGCACGATGTCGATCTTGGCCTGTTCGCGGAACATTTCACCGGACAAGTGGTGCGCCCCGCCCACGCCCGACGAGCCAAACGACAGCTTGCCCGGCTGCTTCTTGGCCAGCGCGATAAGGTCCGCCAGCGTCTTGACCGGCAATTCGTTATTCACGCTCAACACCAGCGGGCTGTTCTCGATCAGCACGATCGGGGCCAGATCCTTCTGCGGGTTGTAGGGCATTTCCTTCATCAGCGACGGGTTCACCGCCATCGGGGCCAGGTTGCCCGTGCCGATGGTGTAGCCGTCGGGGGCGGCCTTCGCAATCAGGTTGGTGCCGACCACGCCGCCCGCGCCCGCCTTGTTTTCCACCACGATGGGTTGGCCCAGCGATTCGCCCAGCTTGCGCGCCAGCAGGCGCACGCGGGTATCGGCAAAGCCGCCCGGCGCGTAAGGCACGATCATGGTGATGGGCTTGGCGGGCCAGTCGGCGGTCTGGGCTTGCGCGGCGCTGCTGAAGGCGGCAACGGCCGCCAGGGCGGCGATCAGGGGGCGCAGTGATTTCATGCTGGTGACTCCTCTTTCTTGTCTCTAATGTGTACAGCCCTGCGGGCCGATCGCATTATGCCCAGCGCCTTTGTCTTCTGTCGTGATTTTTCCCAAGCGCCACGCGGACACGGCCAGCAGCGCGGCCCCGCCGCCCAGCACCTGCGGCAGGCCGGCGCCCCAGCGGCCGGCCCACGATGCCAACAGCGGCCCCAGGATCTGCCCGGCGGCGAAAGCGGCGGTCATGATGGCGGCGGCGCGCGGGGCGGCGGCGCCGGCCATGCGCCGGGCCGTCAGCATGCCTGCCTGCGTAATCACCATGAACGTGCCGCCCACCAGCAGCGCCGCCACGATCACGGCGGCGATGTGGTGCCACAGCGCGGCGGCCAGCATGCCGGCCGCCATCAGCGCCTGCGCGACCTGCCAGACGCGCTTTTCATCGCGGGCCCGTGCCAGCCGCGGCACCAGCAGGCATGACACGGCAGCGGCCAGGCCGAACAGCGGCCATGCCCAACCGAACACGGCGGGGTTGGCGATGACCTGCTTGGCCATGGCGGGCAGAAAGGTGGCGGGGATGATGTAGCCGATGCCAAAAACGCCGTAATGCAATGCCAGCCGGGCGGTGACGCGGGGCACACGCGCCGGTGGGCCGGCGTGCGCCGTCGACGACGGCACATGCGATGGCCGCTTCAAACCGGGCCAGGCGATGGCGGACAAGGCCAGCGTCAACCCGCCCAGCGCCAGCCAGGTGCCGTCCGCCCGCACGCCCCAGGCCATCAGCGCCAGGCACGCCAAGCCGGTCAGCGCGATACCGGCGCCAACGCCCGCATACGTCAGCGCCGACGCGGCGGGCTCCCGCGGATCGCCCGGCGCCACCGTCCGGCCCGCCGCGACGCAGATGAACGCGCTGGCGCTGGCATAGCCGGCGGCCAGGCGCAGCGCACACCAGACCATGACGTCATGCGTCAACGGCATGGCCAGTGTCAACAGCGCCACGGCCAGCAGGCTGATGGCAAGCTGTACGCGTGCGTGGCCTGCGTGACGCATGGGCCAGACCACGGCGGCCAGCGCGCCCAGCAGGTAGCCGGCGTAGTTGGCCGAGGCGATCCAGCTGCCCTGCGCCAGCGACAAACCGCCTTCCTCGGCCATCAGCGGCCAGACCGGGGTAAACGCAAAGCGGCCGATGCCCATGGCGGCAGCCAGGGCAAGGGCGGCCGGCCACGCCAGAGTGGCCGCGCCGCGCGTATCGGCAGCGGCAGCGGCATCGGCATCGGCAGCGGAATCGGAAACGGAAGGGTAAGCAGGCGTTGACATGGGCCTACTCTACGGCTGTACTTATATCTTTAATAGTGAATTATTAAGAACATAGGTTCTTGAAATGGGAAACTTGGATCTCGATGCGTTGCAGATTTTTAAAGCCGTGGCCGACCAGGGCGGCGTCGCGCGCGCGGCCCAGCACCTGAACCGGGTGCAGTCCAATGTGTCCACGCGCCTGAAGCAGCTGGAGGCGTCATTGAACGCTCCGCTGTTTCGCCGCCAGAACCGCCGGCTGGTGCTATCGGACCAGGGCCGCGTGCTGCTGTCCTACGCCGACCGGCTGCTGCGTTTGTCCGACGAGGCGCAGGCGGCAGTGCGCGACGGCGCGCCGCAGGGCGTGCTGCGCATCGGCACCATGGAAAGCACGGCGGCCGCGCGCCTGCCGCCGATCCTGGCGGCCTATCACGCGGCATGGCCGCAAGTGGGCATTGAACTGGT
Coding sequences:
- a CDS encoding BolA family protein, with amino-acid sequence MLPTPAQVRQYIADGLSCEHLDVQGDGSHFDAVIVSAAFEGKRLIQRHQMVYAALGDRMKAEIHALSMRTLTPDEYQQAGK
- a CDS encoding ABC transporter permease → MTQPNATAGQPLVQPRLDAGSGFPTLLRKELLRFWKVGFQTIAAPVITALLYLLVFAHVLEGRLMVYGTVPYTAFLIPGLMMMSMLQNAFANPSSSLIQSRITGNLVFMLLPPLSHRDIFGAFVLAAVVRGLSVGVCVWFVALCFVSLVPANPLWLLVFAVLSCGIMAVLGVVAGLWSEKFDQLAAFQNFLIMPATFLSGVFYSIHTLPPFWQAVSHWNPIFYAIDGFRYGFFSVSDVSPWRSLAVVTGVFLALSLYALRLLASGYKLRN
- a CDS encoding ABC transporter ATP-binding protein, translated to MSAVSLENVSKIYSPRVRGWQKLLGRKPAPGFQALDNVSLNIEHGEFFGLLGPNGAGKTSLISILAGLAHATSGRASVCGYDVVADYKSARRSLGVVPQELVYDPFFTVRETLRIQSGYFGLRNNDDWIDEILFNLGLSDKADNNMRALSGGMKRRVLVAQALVHRPPVIVLDEPTAGVDVDLRRTLWEFISRLNKAGHTIMLTTHYLEEAEALCGRIAMLKRGRIVALDTTQALMARVGGVDLEDAFVRIMHQGDEPAAPALQPEEISS
- a CDS encoding phospholipid-binding protein MlaC gives rise to the protein MRFAFLSLMQRLAFAGLLGLAVAGAAQAKPDPNGAPDQFVLATANEALDVLKADGAVKAGNTTRINEVVNQHILPYVNFQKTTRLAAGRFWRQATDQQKKALAEAFRGTLVRTYSGALTRVTPSTSVKALPFRGDPKADDVVVRTLISQSNGQPTGVDYRLEKTPQGWKIYDMNVEGIWLIENYRNQFAQQINQNGIDGLIQALNQRNQ
- a CDS encoding VacJ family lipoprotein produces the protein MNKNAFSRIATIAAAGVLMAGCAAPQNPDPRDPWEGFNRGVYKFNDTVDRAVFKPVAQAYTYVTPQPVRSCVHNIFSNMTDLWSGTNSFLQGRGHDFVNTLGRFLFNTTMGVGGCFDVASANGARKIPNDFGTTLGVWGFGQGPYLVLPIFGSSTVRDGVGLAGDFAGTTYGYMGIDSIDNVRLRNSLWGLRLVDTRASLLNATDTIDRVALDPYSFIRDAYLQRRNAMVMGHRVDDEGSLPNYEDDEGDAPAAGKAAPAPVPATK
- the mlaD gene encoding outer membrane lipid asymmetry maintenance protein MlaD codes for the protein MSREKTDFWVGLFVLLGAVALAFLALRAGNLSTFSFAPTYTLSANFDNVGGLKPRAAVKSAGVVVGRVSSITFDDKTFQAVVSVNLEKEYQFPKDSSASILTSGLLGEQYLGLTAGSEEENFTDGGKIRYTQSAVVLEQLISQFLYGSAEKQGASSSEPAAKAPN
- the mlaE gene encoding lipid asymmetry maintenance ABC transporter permease subunit MlaE, whose translation is MSGSNNMVGALGGWVRKQISGIGFFTRFFGGMLARSGIVFSRPRLVSQQVHFIGNYSLLIIAVSGMFVGFVLGLQGYYTLNRYGSEEALGLLVALSLVRELGPVVTALLFAGRAGTSLTAEIGLMKAGEQLSAMEVMAVDPIRRVLVPRLWGGIIAMPILAAVFSMVGILGGWVVGVVMIGVDAGAFWSQMQNGVDVWNDVANGVVKSVVFGITVTLVALYEGWQAKPTPEGVARATTRTVVVGSLAVLGLDFLLTALMFGN
- a CDS encoding ABC transporter ATP-binding protein, encoding MPAQSSSTPEFALRLDGVALGYGDFTVLRDISMEVRAGEVVAIMGGSGSGKTTLLRAATGQLLAQQGQVEAFGQDLGQVTPAQLQSLRKRMGVLFQQGALFTDLNVFENVAFPLREHTRLSEAEVTDRVLDKLDAVGLRAAAHLKVAEISGGMARRVALARAVVLEPELILYDEPFAGLDPISLGITARLIRHLADRLGCASVLITHDVQESFSIADQVYLVGQGKLAAAGTPESLSASQDPYVQQFLKGEPDGPVAFQYPDTPAFQKWLSAQKGRKA
- a CDS encoding nitronate monooxygenase family protein, translating into MAARLLDLLKQDHPVIQAPMAGGATTVELVSEASKAGVLGSLGAAYMTPAQIETAVQGIRARTDRPFAINLFASVPAQPMQGDAGRMLALMARYHAKLGLPAPAAPGAQADPLPEQIDAILRLRPAVFSFTFGRIAGDVLARCRELGILTVGTATTVREAVALEQDGVDAVVAQGAEAGGHRGTFLDDFEQSLIGTMALVPQIADAVSIPVIASGGIMDGRGIAAALALGADAAQMGTAFLTTDESGISEAYKAVLPGSRSEQSRVTRAFSGRPARGIANAFMRDADAIAADILPYPLQNALTRLMRTEGGKAGNTEVLSLWAGQAAPLARRESTADLVGRLARELAAVRDRD
- a CDS encoding tripartite tricarboxylate transporter substrate binding protein — encoded protein: MKSLRPLIAALAAVAAFSSAAQAQTADWPAKPITMIVPYAPGGFADTRVRLLARKLGESLGQPIVVENKAGAGGVVGTNLIAKAAPDGYTIGTGNLAPMAVNPSLMKEMPYNPQKDLAPIVLIENSPLVLSVNNELPVKTLADLIALAKKQPGKLSFGSSGVGGAHHLSGEMFREQAKIDIVHVPYKGGSLAATDLMGGHISMMFEMGYSALPAIQGAKIHPIAVTSAKRLAVLPDVPTMAESGLTGFESYNWQGIVAPAGTPAPIIAKLNAEFNRILKEPDVQKAIADTGSQAGGGTPEEFAAFIKSETDKWAHVIKAGNIQLQ
- a CDS encoding YbfB/YjiJ family MFS transporter produces the protein MSTPAYPSVSDSAADADAAAAADTRGAATLAWPAALALAAAMGIGRFAFTPVWPLMAEEGGLSLAQGSWIASANYAGYLLGALAAVVWPMRHAGHARVQLAISLLAVALLTLAMPLTHDVMVWCALRLAAGYASASAFICVAAGRTVAPGDPREPAASALTYAGVGAGIALTGLACLALMAWGVRADGTWLALGGLTLALSAIAWPGLKRPSHVPSSTAHAGPPARVPRVTARLALHYGVFGIGYIIPATFLPAMAKQVIANPAVFGWAWPLFGLAAAVSCLLVPRLARARDEKRVWQVAQALMAAGMLAAALWHHIAAVIVAALLVGGTFMVITQAGMLTARRMAGAAAPRAAAIMTAAFAAGQILGPLLASWAGRWGAGLPQVLGGGAALLAVSAWRLGKITTEDKGAGHNAIGPQGCTH